Genomic DNA from Lutibacter sp. A80:
TTATTTTTAGGATATGAAGCTATAATTAGGTTTAATACACCAACAGAAATTCAATCTAATTTAGTTATTTGGTTAGCTCTTTTAGGAATTTTAGCAAATGGTTTAAGTGTAATTTTACTTAAAAAAGATGCTGATCATAACCTTAATATGAAATCGGCATACATTCACTTATTTATTGATATGCTTACTTCTATTGCTGTTTTAGTTGGTGGTTTATTAATGAAATATTATCATATTTATTGGATAGATGCTTTATTAACTTTAATAATAGCTATTTATTTAATTTATATGAGTTGGGAAATTTTATTAAAATCAATTAGAATATTAATGTTATTTGCTCCCGAACATATAAAAATTGATGATGTTGTAAGTGAAGTTTTAAAAATTAAAGGAATTAAAAATATCCATCACGTTCATATATGGCAATTAAACGATGAAGGAAGCCACTTAGAAGCACATTTAGAATTTACAAACGATATAAAACTTTCTGAATTTGATATTATCTGCGAAAAAATAGAAAAAAATTTACTTGATAAATTTGAAATAAATCATTGTAATTTCCAACCAGAATTTATTAGAGATGATAAAAAAGATTTAATAAATCAACAGTAATTTATGCTAGAAATTAAAGTTAAAAATTTTCAAGAATTAACCACAAATGAATTGTATAATTTACTGCAATTAAGAAGTGAAGTTTTTGTAGTTGAACAAGATTGTGTGTACCAAGATATTGATTTTAAAGATCAAAAAGCTTTGCATATTCTAGGCTTTAAAAACAATAAAATTATTGCATATACCAGAATTTTTAAAGCAGGTGATTATTTTAATAAAGCTAGTATTGGTAGGGTTCTTGTTAAAAAAAGTGAACGAAAATATGGATACGGACATATAATTATGGATTATTCTATTAATGCCATTTATAATATTTTTAACGAAAAAGATATTAAAATTTCAGCTCAAAAATATTTAAAAGAATTTTACGAATCTCATAATTTTAAACAAATAGGTAAAGCCTATTTAGAAGATAATATTCCTCATATTGCAATGGTTCTACTTTAATTAATGTCGTGCAGTACTTTGTTTTATTTTAGTAATAATATTAGCAGATTCTTTAGAAAGTAAAAAGTTTTTAGTCGGTTCTGGTAAAAAATTTAAAACTTCTTTTAATCTATCATCTTTAATAGCTTCTCTTACTTTAGAAGCGCTTATATAATTTTTATCAAAATTTGTTTTATCATTTATAGAAATACGTTCACACTCAATAACTTCTATACCATTTTCTGGTAAAATTTTATGCATTGCAGTATTATATGCTTTGGTTGTTAAGCAGTAATTTTCACTTCCAATGTATCGTTTTTTTATGTTTAAAATTGGAGCAATATAGTTTGTAAATATATTTACATCAATTTCAGCTTGTTTTTGAGAAACTAAATTCCAAGATTCATTTTTTAAAAAATAATTTGGAAAAATTGCACCAGAAACAATATAAGGTCCAGTAGCTAACATTACTACATTTTTTAAATCAGCAATACCTTCTTCAATTAATTTCCAACGTATTTCAAAAGGAAAAACAGATAAATTTTCACTAACAACAAATAAATAAACAAGTTCATTTTCTTTTGATGCTTTTTCAATTAAATAACGATGTCCAACGGTAAACGGATTACAATTAACTACAACTGCAGCTATATTATCTGAAAGAGTTTTTACTTTTAATTTTTCTAATTTTTTTTGATAATCTTTAATGGTTTTATACCCAAATTCTAAGACTGCAAATATAGGTTCTGCAGTAGTTATTAACGAAAATCCTAAAGCTTTAAATAATTTTGAAGTATTAGGTTTTGTATATACAAAACACTGTTTATAGTTTTCTAAACATTTATCAGTTAAATAAGTAACTACAAGTGAAAAAGCAGTAGTTTCTCTAAATTCGGGTGCAATTACAACATATTTTAAAGTGTTTTTACGTAAAGATCCAGTACCAATTATATCATCATTTAAGTTATAAACAATCATTGTAAAATCCACTTCTTCTGGATTAAAATCAAAATCATACTTTTTTAAAAATGATTGCAAAAGTTTTACATCCAATGGGTTTTCTGTATCTAATAATTCTTGTCTAAAATCGGTATCTTCAAAAATCATAATTGCGCGTTTTTAACAAAGTGAATTAATAAGGAAACTGACAGTAAATCTGCAGATCCACCTGGTGAAATATTATTTTCTTTGCAATAATTACACAATTCAATATATGATTTTTTTGAGTGAATTGCATTTTTTGCTAATTTTTTTACGTGTGTAAGTGCTTCAAAATTACTTCTATATAAAATATTACTATCGTTATTTAGGCTTATAATATGCAATAAAGTTGTTTGTAATATTTCTTGAATTTCTTCTTGATTCAGTTTTTGGTGATTCTTAAAATTTTTATCTAAAAAAGGGAGTGCATTTTTAAATACGCTTGGAAATCCTTCAGCAACTTCTTGTCGAATACCAGCACCTAATTTTCCATATTTTTTATACATTAATTCGCCATGTGTTGCAACTTTTTTTGAATTTAGTTCTAATTCATTTTTAACAATACCATTGCTAATTTCAATTACTAAATATTTAAATGTTGTATCTGAAAATCTATTATTTTCTGAAATTATTTTTGCTATTGAAAAAAGAGAAATTCCGAATAAAAATATAATACCTTTATGAGTATTTACATTTCCGGTAGCTTTAAACATTTCTTGTTCAGCTTTTATACCAATATGTCTAATTTTTGGTAAAATTTCTTCTATTTTTCCTGTATATGCATAGCCTAATTCGCAAAATTTATTAAAAAAAGGTGTTAGTGCTACTGCAGAATTTAAAAACGTGAAAAAATGCATATCTGTATGCGAACCCGTATCTTTAAAAGAAACTAAACCAGGTTTTGGACTTAAAGAAATTTCATATAAAATAGCTTTTGAAGCAAATGCAACTAAGGTATTAATACGCTTATTTTTAATAGAAATAGCTTGTATTTTTTTGAGATCATTAAAAATTAAATTTCTAATTTCTTCTTTTGTATGTCGCTTATTACGCATACAGGAAATTGCAGCATGTTTACCACAAAAATAGCACAGTTTCTTTTTTCCAGAGCTAATTGGTACACCTAAATCATTAAAAATATCAACATCAATTAAACGACCCAAAGTTTGTGTTGATTCAAAATTTTCTGTCAAAATTTTTAATTCTAACACGTTAATTTTAGAATTTTTAGCAATAGGAATTATAAAAAAATCACCTGCTTCGTCTACAATTAAGGTTTCTTTCTCATAAATTAATTCAACGCGATTTGCTTGTAAATAATTGATTAAGTTATTTTTAACTTCTAAAAAAAATGTAGAAATTAACTCATTGCTTTTTGGATATCCAGGTATATTTAAAGATAAACTTAAAGTGTTAAATTGTTGTTTTAAAAATTGCGCGCGTTGTTGCGCTCTATTTTCTCTAGCGTTTAATATTTTCTCTAAAATTTTTTGGGAGTTAACCATGGTGTTTTACTTGCCTAATAACATCTATTATGGTTCCGTCTCTATATTCAATTAAACCAACTATTTTATCTGTAAATTCAATTTCTTGAACTTTTCCTACAATAGATTCTACCTCTTCTTGTAAATCTTCAATTTTACGAATATTTAAACCTCCTTTTATTAAATTTTCTTCTAATTCTGGTTTTAAAGGATTAACACAAATACCTCTTTCAGTTACTAAAACATCAATTGATTCACCAGGAGTAACTACTGTATGAATTGCTTTTTTTACTATTGGTATTCTACCTCTAAAAGACGGACAAACTACAATTGTTAAAGTTGCTCCAGAAGCGGTATCACTATGTCCACCAGAAGCACCTCTAATAGTTCCATCGGAGCCAGTAATTACATTAACATTAAAATTTGTATCAATTTCAAGCGCTCCTAATACAACAATATCTAATTTATTTGTCATACATCCACAATTAAACGGATTGGCATATAAAGCGGCTGGAATTTCGATATGATGGCTATTTTCTACTAGCGATGAACAAACGGCGGCATCAAAAGATTGCACATCAAAAATGGTATTAAACAAGCCTTCGTTTAACATATCAACTCCATAAGAAGTTACACCACCTAAAATAAAACTACCTTTTATTTCAGATTTTTTCATTTTTTCGCGAATGTATTTCGCTACGGCTAAAGATGCACCTCCTGCCCCAACTTGAAAAGAAAAGCCATTTTTAAAAGAGCCAGAATGTTCAATTACATTTGCAGCTAGTTTTGCAATTCTTAAATCAATTGGCGATTTTGTAATACGAGTACTTCCTGTTGCTATTTTAGAAGCATCACCAATAGAATCTATTTTTACTACATAATCAACAAAATTTTGAGTAATTGAAATAGGAATACAAGGATAATCAACTATATTATCGGACACCACAATTACTTGTTTTGCATAGCGTGTATCTATGCTTGCATATCCCATAGACCCAAAAGCAGATTTACCTTTGCAACCTGTTGCATTTCCCTCATTATCTGCAGCTGATGCAGCTATAATAGCTAAATCTATATTAATTTTTCCTGTATGAATGGCTCTTACTCTACCACCATGTGAGTGAATGGTTACAGGTAAATCTAAAACACCTTCAGAAATGGCTTTACCTATTTCACCTCTAATTCCAGAAGACCATATTTTAGTAATGGTTCCATCTTTTAAATATTTTAAAATTGGATTGTGTACTTCGTTTAGTGAGGAAGAAGCTAAAGTGATGTTTTTTATACCCATTTTAGCTAAAATTTCTATAGAATTAACTAAAATATTATCACCATTTCTTAAATGATGATGAAAAGAAACCGTCATTCCATCTTTAGGAGAAGTTTGAATAATTGCTTCTTCTAAGGTTTTACAAATTTTACTTTGATGTGGTAATTTAGCTTTATTTGGAGGTGGAATTGTAACTTCATCCATCCACCCTTTTTTAAGTTTTTCCCAAGCACCAACAAACATATCTATTTTTCCAACACCTTCAATATATTCAGGAATTTCACGACCTATAACATTTTTCATATCTTAAATCTTTTAAATAGTATTGTAATTAATTTGGGCAAGTTCTAACACGTGTGTTGCTCTGGTAACAATTGGAGCATCAATCATTTTACCATCAATGGCAAAAACACCAATGCCTAGTTTTTTATTTTTCTTAAATTCTTTTATAATTCTATATGCTTTTCTAATTTCTTGGTCTGTTGGCATATAAACTTCGTGAATAATATCTATTTGTCTTGGGTTAATTACTGCTTTACCAGTAAAACCAATTTGTTTGGCATATTCTGTTTCTAAACGCAATCCTTCTTCATCGTTTACATCAACAAAAACAGTATCAATTACATCAATTTTATTTGCTTTTGCCGCCATTACAATCATTTTTCTGGCAAAATCAATTCCAGAACCATCTTTGGTGCTTTTAATATTCATATCTGCAGTTAAATCTTGTCCGCCAATGGTTATAGCGTCAACACGTTTAGAAAATTTTGCAATATCAAAAACGTTTTGAACACCTAAAGCGGTTTCAATCATTAAATGCAGTGTCATTTTATTATGAGGTAAGCCATGCTTATCTTCAATGTCTTCAATAATCTTAATTAAATTTGCTAATTCTTCAACAGATTCAGTTTTAGGAAAACGGATTGCATCTGGTTGAAGTGGTACAATTTCTTCTAGATCTTCCAATCCAAAAGGTGTGTCAATATGATTAACTCTTACACAAATTTCAGCATTATAATAATTATTAGATTGAATCATATTTCGTACTAAAATACGAGCTGCGTCTTTCTGATTTAGTGCTACAGCATCTTCTAAGTCTAATAACAAACTATCGGCGCCGTAAATTCCTCCTTGTTGCAACATTGCTGGATTGTTTCCAGGAATGTAAAGCATGGTTCTTCTTTTTTTCTTCACAAGTTATTTATTTTAAAATTACCTTATTTTTAATAATTTAATTAAGCCATTGTAGCTTTTTGAATATTACAAGCTCGTTTAATAGCTGTTTCTAAGCGCGCATTAATTGTTAACTCTAAGGCACCCTTATCTTTAGCAATTAAGTGGATATCCGATATTTTATAACTATCTAATTTAGAGTTTATTAATTTTTTTATTGTGGCGCCATATTCTAACATTACAGATGAATCAATATCTATATTTCTACCAGAATTTGGTTCAACAGGTTCAATTAAAATAATAATATCACTAGATTCAAAAGAACCCGATTGAGACTTTTTAATTATTTCCATTTCAATTAAATTTTACTAAAAAAATTAATACTTATTTAACAAAATTAGGTAGTTGTTTTTTCTAATACAAGTTAAAAATCAATAATTAAATTGGTAGATTTTACCTTTTTTTTGAACATAATTTATTGGAAATACAAGATTTATAAGTAGGCGAATATGTAACGCTATTTTTATTAAGATAAATGAGTCTATTTAGTCTTTTTTTTAAATTTAAAATAATAATTTTTAAAAAATATAAAATGTATTTTTGATGTACTTTTTAATAATAAAATAAAGTATTTTAAATTTTATGAAAAATTCAAGAGTTAAAATAAATTCGGTAAAAAACTTAGCAAACGATTATTATAAATTAGATAAAGTAAATTTTGATTATAAAACAAAAGATGGAATCTGGCAAAATCAGAGCAGAGAATGTTACGATAGAGGAGATGGTGCTTGTATTTTATTATACAATCCATTAAAAAAAACAGTAATTTTAACCAAGCAATTTAGAATGCCAAGTTATTTAAATGAAAATGAAGATGGAATGATGCTTGAAGTTTGCGCAGGTTTATTAGATAAAGACGATCCGTTTACGTGTATAAAAAAAGAAGCAGAAGAAGAAACGGGTTATAAAATTAACAATCCTACAAAAGTATTTGAATTGTACTCTACACCAGGTGCAGTTACAGAAAAAATACATTATTTTATTGCAGAATATAATGATGCTATGAAAATTTCTGAAGGAGGAGGTTTAGAAGAAGAAACAGAAGAAATAGAAGTGATAGAATTTAATTTTGAAGAAACTCTTAACTTAATTAAAACAGGTGAAATTTGCGATGCTAAAACAGTAATTTTATTACAATATGCTAAAATTAATAACTTGGTTTAGTAGTTGATTAAATTAGAATGTCATTCCTGCGCAGGCAGAAATCTATGTTAATGCTGTATGGATTCCTGTTTTCACAGGAATAACAAATATAAAAACTGTATTAACAATTACTAAAAATACTCTTTAATTGCTTTTGCAACACCATCATTTTTATTGGTATCTGTAACTGCATCTGCTACTTTTAATACTTCATAATTTGCGTTTGCAACTGCTACACCTAAGCCAACAGCTTTTAGCATTTCAATATCGTTATAATTATCGCCAAAAGCAATTACATTATCCATTGAAAGTGTTGGATAACAATTCTTTAAAATAACATCAATAGCTGTTTTTTTAGAAATATCTTTATGAGATATTTCAATATATGTATCTTTAGAGCGGTACAATAGAATTTCATTAGAAAAATTATTTTCTAACGATTTATATAATGTATCTATTTCAGAAGCATCGCCCATACACATTATTTTATGTGCTCCTTTGCCTTCGTTATTCCAAGTATTTAAAACGTCTATATTCGATTTTATAACTGGAGTTACTTTAGTATTATTTTCTTCTCTTTTAGCCCAATAATCCATTGAAGGAACATACCATTCATCTGCATGAAATAAGCTTAAATGTATGGAAGTATTTGTACATTGGTTAATTATTTCGGCCAATACATTATTTTTAATAAAAGTAGAATGTAAAACCTTGTTATTAGTTAAAATTAAACCACCGTTATAAGCAACTAAAGGCGTGTTTTCATTTTTAAATTCTTGTTGTAAATGACGCATTCCTTTAGGCATTCTAGATGAAATTAATACTAATGGAATTGGGGCTACACGTTGTACTTGTTTAATAGTAGTTTTAGATAATTCTCTGTCTTTATTTAACAATGTACCATCTATATCAGTACAAATTAATTGATAACTCATATATAGTTTTAAAAATACGTGGCAAACTTAATAATTAATGTTATTTAAATTTACTGATTGCTAAAGAATTAACGAAATCGATAGAATTGCTATTTTTTATAGCGATTACTAGTTAAAAAGTAATAGTGTACCTTTGCAAACTTATAAATAAATATATGACATTTAAAGATTTAGCAATTATAGAGCCGATATTAAAAGCGCTCCAAGAAGAAGGTTATACACACCCTACCCCAATTCAACAACAAGCAATACCAATATTATTAAATAGAAAAGATTTACTAGGCTGTGCACAAACAGGTACTGGTAAAACTGCAGCATTTACAATACCAATTTTACAACATTTATATAATAGCAAAGGAGACACTAAAGGAAAACGAAAAATAAAATCGTTAATAGTAACTCCAACTAGAGAATTAGCCATACAAATTAATGAAAGTATTACTTCTTATGGAAAATACACAGGACTTAAAAATGTAGTTATTTTTGGAGGTGTAAAACAAGGTGGACAAACAGATGCTTTAAGACGGGGAACTGATATTTTAGTGGCTACTCCTGGAAGATTATTAGATTTAATTTCTCAAGGGTTTATAAGTTTACAGGATATTAAATATTTTGTTTTAGATGAAGCAGACCAAATGTTGGATATGGGTTTTATACACGATATTAAAAAAATTATTGCAAAATTACCTTTTAAAAGACAATCGCTTTTCTTTTCTGCAACTATGCCACCTGCAATAGCAGAACTTTCTAGTAAAATTTTAAATAATTATGAAAGAGTTACCATAAAACCAAAACAAGCAACTGCAGAAAAGGTAGCACAATCCGTTTATTTTGTTAGTAAACCTAATAAAACTAAGCTATTAATTCATTTAATTGAAGAAAATCCAGAAGCATCAATTTTAGTATTTTCTAGAACAAAACACGGAGCCGATAAAATTGTACGTGTTTTAGGAAAATCGCAAATTAAGTCTGCTGCTATACACGGAAATAAATCTCAAGGAGCACGCCAAAGAGCTTTAGGAAACTTTAAAAAAGGAGAATTAAATATTTTAATTGCTACAGATATTGCTGCAAGAGGTATTGATGTTGAAGACTTAAGTATGGTAATTAATTACGATTTACCAAATATTCCAGAAACGTATGTACATAGAATTGGTAGAACAGGACGTGCAAAAGCAAGTGGTGTTGCCTTGTCTTTTTGTAATCAAGAAGAAAAAGCATATTTAAAAGATATTCAAAAACTAATAAATCAACAAATACCTTTAATTGAAGATCATCCTTTTCCTTTAGATGAAAATGAAGAAATTCCATTAGTAGCAAAACCTTCAAAAAACCAACGTAAAAAGGCAAAACGAAGAGCAGAACACAATCCAAAAGAAGGAGGAAATTCTAATAAATCGAAACGTAAAAAATACTATCCTAGAAAAAGAGCATAGTTTAAAAAAAGCTGTTTCAAATTTTTGAAACAGCTTTTTTTAAACTTTTTTTGTCCCGTCCTGAAATAGCGATACACTAAAACACAAGTGTAATGAAAACATCAGACAAATCAGGTGCAGCAAAGCGAACTCAAAAAGATTACTCGCTTTCTTTTAAACTTCAATTAGTTGAAGAAGTAGAACAAGGATTTTTAACAAAAACCCAAGCCAAGCGTAAATATGGTATTCAGGGAGACGCTACAGTAACCAAATGGTTGCAAAAATATGGTAACTTTGATTGGGAAAACCAAGTTCCAAAAACGATGTCAAAAACTCCAGAACAAAAAA
This window encodes:
- a CDS encoding cation diffusion facilitator family transporter, with product MGHNHEHHHPTITGKNLLFSIILNVAITVAQLIGGFISGSLALISDAVHNFSDVISLIISYIANLLANNKKRTKTSTFGYKRAEIIAAFINATTLIVVGLFLGYEAIIRFNTPTEIQSNLVIWLALLGILANGLSVILLKKDADHNLNMKSAYIHLFIDMLTSIAVLVGGLLMKYYHIYWIDALLTLIIAIYLIYMSWEILLKSIRILMLFAPEHIKIDDVVSEVLKIKGIKNIHHVHIWQLNDEGSHLEAHLEFTNDIKLSEFDIICEKIEKNLLDKFEINHCNFQPEFIRDDKKDLINQQ
- a CDS encoding GNAT family N-acetyltransferase → MLEIKVKNFQELTTNELYNLLQLRSEVFVVEQDCVYQDIDFKDQKALHILGFKNNKIIAYTRIFKAGDYFNKASIGRVLVKKSERKYGYGHIIMDYSINAIYNIFNEKDIKISAQKYLKEFYESHNFKQIGKAYLEDNIPHIAMVLL
- the citC gene encoding [citrate (pro-3S)-lyase] ligase translates to MIFEDTDFRQELLDTENPLDVKLLQSFLKKYDFDFNPEEVDFTMIVYNLNDDIIGTGSLRKNTLKYVVIAPEFRETTAFSLVVTYLTDKCLENYKQCFVYTKPNTSKLFKALGFSLITTAEPIFAVLEFGYKTIKDYQKKLEKLKVKTLSDNIAAVVVNCNPFTVGHRYLIEKASKENELVYLFVVSENLSVFPFEIRWKLIEEGIADLKNVVMLATGPYIVSGAIFPNYFLKNESWNLVSQKQAEIDVNIFTNYIAPILNIKKRYIGSENYCLTTKAYNTAMHKILPENGIEVIECERISINDKTNFDKNYISASKVREAIKDDRLKEVLNFLPEPTKNFLLSKESANIITKIKQSTARH
- a CDS encoding triphosphoribosyl-dephospho-CoA synthase gives rise to the protein MVNSQKILEKILNARENRAQQRAQFLKQQFNTLSLSLNIPGYPKSNELISTFFLEVKNNLINYLQANRVELIYEKETLIVDEAGDFFIIPIAKNSKINVLELKILTENFESTQTLGRLIDVDIFNDLGVPISSGKKKLCYFCGKHAAISCMRNKRHTKEEIRNLIFNDLKKIQAISIKNKRINTLVAFASKAILYEISLSPKPGLVSFKDTGSHTDMHFFTFLNSAVALTPFFNKFCELGYAYTGKIEEILPKIRHIGIKAEQEMFKATGNVNTHKGIIFLFGISLFSIAKIISENNRFSDTTFKYLVIEISNGIVKNELELNSKKVATHGELMYKKYGKLGAGIRQEVAEGFPSVFKNALPFLDKNFKNHQKLNQEEIQEILQTTLLHIISLNNDSNILYRSNFEALTHVKKLAKNAIHSKKSYIELCNYCKENNISPGGSADLLSVSLLIHFVKNAQL
- the citF gene encoding citrate lyase subunit alpha; translated protein: MKNVIGREIPEYIEGVGKIDMFVGAWEKLKKGWMDEVTIPPPNKAKLPHQSKICKTLEEAIIQTSPKDGMTVSFHHHLRNGDNILVNSIEILAKMGIKNITLASSSLNEVHNPILKYLKDGTITKIWSSGIRGEIGKAISEGVLDLPVTIHSHGGRVRAIHTGKINIDLAIIAASAADNEGNATGCKGKSAFGSMGYASIDTRYAKQVIVVSDNIVDYPCIPISITQNFVDYVVKIDSIGDASKIATGSTRITKSPIDLRIAKLAANVIEHSGSFKNGFSFQVGAGGASLAVAKYIREKMKKSEIKGSFILGGVTSYGVDMLNEGLFNTIFDVQSFDAAVCSSLVENSHHIEIPAALYANPFNCGCMTNKLDIVVLGALEIDTNFNVNVITGSDGTIRGASGGHSDTASGATLTIVVCPSFRGRIPIVKKAIHTVVTPGESIDVLVTERGICVNPLKPELEENLIKGGLNIRKIEDLQEEVESIVGKVQEIEFTDKIVGLIEYRDGTIIDVIRQVKHHG
- a CDS encoding CoA ester lyase; protein product: MKKKRRTMLYIPGNNPAMLQQGGIYGADSLLLDLEDAVALNQKDAARILVRNMIQSNNYYNAEICVRVNHIDTPFGLEDLEEIVPLQPDAIRFPKTESVEELANLIKIIEDIEDKHGLPHNKMTLHLMIETALGVQNVFDIAKFSKRVDAITIGGQDLTADMNIKSTKDGSGIDFARKMIVMAAKANKIDVIDTVFVDVNDEEGLRLETEYAKQIGFTGKAVINPRQIDIIHEVYMPTDQEIRKAYRIIKEFKKNKKLGIGVFAIDGKMIDAPIVTRATHVLELAQINYNTI
- the citD gene encoding citrate lyase acyl carrier protein; the protein is MEIIKKSQSGSFESSDIIILIEPVEPNSGRNIDIDSSVMLEYGATIKKLINSKLDSYKISDIHLIAKDKGALELTINARLETAIKRACNIQKATMA
- a CDS encoding NUDIX domain-containing protein; protein product: MKNSRVKINSVKNLANDYYKLDKVNFDYKTKDGIWQNQSRECYDRGDGACILLYNPLKKTVILTKQFRMPSYLNENEDGMMLEVCAGLLDKDDPFTCIKKEAEEETGYKINNPTKVFELYSTPGAVTEKIHYFIAEYNDAMKISEGGGLEEETEEIEVIEFNFEETLNLIKTGEICDAKTVILLQYAKINNLV
- a CDS encoding Cof-type HAD-IIB family hydrolase is translated as MSYQLICTDIDGTLLNKDRELSKTTIKQVQRVAPIPLVLISSRMPKGMRHLQQEFKNENTPLVAYNGGLILTNNKVLHSTFIKNNVLAEIINQCTNTSIHLSLFHADEWYVPSMDYWAKREENNTKVTPVIKSNIDVLNTWNNEGKGAHKIMCMGDASEIDTLYKSLENNFSNEILLYRSKDTYIEISHKDISKKTAIDVILKNCYPTLSMDNVIAFGDNYNDIEMLKAVGLGVAVANANYEVLKVADAVTDTNKNDGVAKAIKEYF
- a CDS encoding DEAD/DEAH box helicase, yielding MTFKDLAIIEPILKALQEEGYTHPTPIQQQAIPILLNRKDLLGCAQTGTGKTAAFTIPILQHLYNSKGDTKGKRKIKSLIVTPTRELAIQINESITSYGKYTGLKNVVIFGGVKQGGQTDALRRGTDILVATPGRLLDLISQGFISLQDIKYFVLDEADQMLDMGFIHDIKKIIAKLPFKRQSLFFSATMPPAIAELSSKILNNYERVTIKPKQATAEKVAQSVYFVSKPNKTKLLIHLIEENPEASILVFSRTKHGADKIVRVLGKSQIKSAAIHGNKSQGARQRALGNFKKGELNILIATDIAARGIDVEDLSMVINYDLPNIPETYVHRIGRTGRAKASGVALSFCNQEEKAYLKDIQKLINQQIPLIEDHPFPLDENEEIPLVAKPSKNQRKKAKRRAEHNPKEGGNSNKSKRKKYYPRKRA